The sequence CTGGCACCTTCGCCTGGCCGGCCATCATCCGGTCGTCTACGACATGGCCGAACGCCTGGGCGGCAAGATCACTTCGGCCATCCCCGACAGTCGAATCCCCGGCGATATCCTTCAGGGAGAACTGGATCGGATCGAATCGGTTCTAGAACATGTCCGTCTGAAAACCAGGTTGGTGGCCTCGGATTTTCAGGCCATCATCAATGAACACGATTTCGTGGTCCTGGCCACAGGCGCTCAAAAGCCCAGAAACCTGCCTGTTCCCGGATCCGAACGTCTGGTCACAGCCCTTGATTTTCTCCAGCAGTCCAAAGCCGGCAAAGCCCCGACGGGCCGGAGCCTGGTGGTCATCGGCGCCGGCAACGTCGGCTGCGATGTGGCCACCGAGGCCGGGCAAGTCGGCTACACGGACATCACCCTCATCGACATTCAGGAGCCTGCCTCCTTTGGCAAGGAACGGGAAGAGGCCGAGAAATTCGGGGCCAAGTTCCGCTGGCCCTGCTTTACCAAGGAAATAACCGACGAGGGCGTGGTTCTGACCAATGGTGAACTCCTTCGTGCCGACACGGTGGTCGTGTCCATCGGCGACCAGCCCGATCTGGACTATCTGCCTTCCAGCGTCGACACCAGCCGGGGCTTCGTCACCGTCGATAAGACCTGGCAGACGACTGATCCGCGCATCTTCGCCGTCGGAGACATCGTTCGCCCCGGCCTTTTGACCCACGCCATCGGCGCCGGACGCAAGGCGGCCATGGTTATCGACGCGATCATCAAAGGGCGACGTCCCTTGGGCGATCCAGCGACCATGCGTGAAGCGGACCTCGTTTCCCTCGAATACGCCGATCTTCAGGCCGATCGTTCGGAAACCATCGACTACTCGCGCATCACCCTCGAATACTTTGACCCGCGCCGCGATGTATTCTCCGACACCGGGCAAT is a genomic window of Deltaproteobacteria bacterium containing:
- a CDS encoding 4Fe-4S dicluster domain-containing protein, with product WHLRLAGHHPVVYDMAERLGGKITSAIPDSRIPGDILQGELDRIESVLEHVRLKTRLVASDFQAIINEHDFVVLATGAQKPRNLPVPGSERLVTALDFLQQSKAGKAPTGRSLVVIGAGNVGCDVATEAGQVGYTDITLIDIQEPASFGKEREEAEKFGAKFRWPCFTKEITDEGVVLTNGELLRADTVVVSIGDQPDLDYLPSSVDTSRGFVTVDKTWQTTDPRIFAVGDIVRPGLLTHAIGAGRKAAMVIDAIIKGRRPLGDPATMREADLVSLEYADLQADRSETIDYSRITLEYFDPRRDVFSDTGQCATECSSCGSCRDCGLCADICPQGAIHRAGLGNEKFEMVSDPARCIGCGFCAQVCPCGIWTMIPNTPLE